A stretch of the Mesorhizobium sp. Pch-S genome encodes the following:
- the rpsR gene encoding 30S ribosomal protein S18: MVDINQIPTRRPFHRRRKTCPFSGANAPKIDYKDVRLLQRYISERGKIVPSRITAVSQKKQRELAQAIKRARFLGLLPYVVR, from the coding sequence ATGGTCGACATCAACCAGATCCCGACCCGGCGCCCGTTCCATCGCCGCCGCAAGACCTGCCCGTTCTCCGGCGCCAATGCTCCGAAGATCGACTACAAGGACGTGCGTCTGCTGCAGCGCTACATCTCCGAGCGCGGCAAGATCGTGCCGTCGCGCATCACCGCCGTCAGCCAGAAGAAGCAGCGCGAACTCGCCCAGGCGATCAAGCGCGCCCGTTTCCTCGGCCTGCTGCCCTACGTGGTTCGCTAA
- the rplI gene encoding 50S ribosomal protein L9: MEVILLERISRLGQMGDTVKVKDGFARNFLLPQGKALRANEANKKKFEGQRAQLEARNLERKSEAQQVADKLDGKSFIIVRSAGETGQLYGSVSTRDIADLLTAEGFSVARNQVELNHPIKTIGLTNVAIALHPEVEVTVTLNIARSSEEAERQAKGETLTTAEAIYGDDINENARPDSFFDPNADFEGEEENA; this comes from the coding sequence ATGGAAGTCATTCTTCTCGAACGCATTTCCCGCCTCGGCCAGATGGGTGACACCGTCAAGGTCAAGGACGGCTTCGCCCGTAACTTCCTGCTGCCGCAGGGCAAGGCGCTGCGCGCCAACGAAGCCAACAAGAAGAAGTTCGAAGGTCAGCGCGCCCAGTTGGAAGCCCGCAACCTCGAGCGCAAGTCCGAAGCCCAGCAGGTTGCCGACAAGCTCGACGGCAAGAGCTTCATCATCGTGCGCTCGGCCGGCGAGACCGGTCAGCTCTACGGCTCGGTCTCGACCCGCGACATCGCCGATCTGCTGACCGCCGAAGGCTTTTCGGTTGCACGCAACCAGGTCGAACTGAACCACCCGATCAAGACCATCGGCCTGACCAATGTGGCGATCGCGCTGCATCCGGAAGTCGAAGTCACCGTGACGCTCAACATCGCCCGTTCGTCCGAAGAGGCCGAACGCCAGGCCAAGGGTGAGACGCTCACCACCGCCGAAGCCATCTATGGCGACGACATCAACGAAAACGCCCGTCCGGACAGCTTCTTCGATCCGAACGCCGATTTCGAAGGCGAAGAAGAGAACGCCTGA